From the Armatimonadota bacterium genome, the window CCATCGCCTCCAGCACCACCAGTCCGAACGGTTCTGGGCGCGTGCTGCAATGCACCAGCGCATCCGCCGCGGCGATAATGGGAGCTATATCACGTTGGAAGCCCAGCCACCGCACATGCGGTTCCAGGCTTTTTGCCCTCTCTTTAACCCTCGCAGCATAGCGCGGGTCACCCATGCTGTCGTCGCCTGCCAGCCAGAAAATAAGGGGGTAATCTGGTGGATATTTGCGCAGCAGTGTTTGCGCCATCCGCAAGAAGAGGTGTTGCCCCTTGAACGGCATCAGACGCCCCGCGTGGATCGCTACCAGAGCGTCCGCCGGGGTTTCAAATGACCGGCGCACCTGAGCACGTAACGACTCTTCCGGGGGAGCGAACGTCTGCGTATCTACCCCGTGAGGCAGCAGATGAACCTTGTGCCTTAGCCCGCTGCCGAACTGTTTCTGCAGAATCTGCGAGTATGCTACCACTGCCTGTGCATAGCGTTGCGCAACTATCCGCAACCACAACCGCTGCCAGGGGAAGGGGAACAGGTCGTGTACCGACCACACCATCGGCACGTGCAGCTGACGACAGAGTTTGCCGGCGAACCAGCCCGCGCGCACAGAGTAGGCATGTACGAGGTCGCAAGACGTTATTGCTTGACGGAGGCTTTGGATATCCTCTACACGAGGCTGGTCGTAACTTCGCACAGAGGGAACTTGCACCGGTACGACCTCTACACCCATTGCGCGCGCTTCCTCCGCCAGCGCACCCGGCGGGCAGGCAAGAAGTGGCTCTACCTGCTCACGTGGCAGGCGCGCCAGTATGCGCAGCAGGCTGATCTCCGCTCCGCCTAGTCCTCCCCACTGGTTCACATACAGCACCTTCATAACGCTCCCCACTCACGGTAGGCTTGCACCAGCTGTCTGGTGACCTCTCTCCAGCTGTACCGCAAGGCAAATTCCCGCAGGCGCGCCCGATAGTCTGGGAAACGACTTTGCTCCGCACTACACAACACTTTCTCTGCCAGAGCCGGTATATCGTTTGGCGGTGCGCTAGGACACACTTCGCCTGCCCACTCGTTCAGCGCAGGGGTATCGGCAATCACGGCAGGGGTGCCGCACGCCAAAGCCTCCAGCACTGGTAAGCCAAAGCCCTCGCGCGTGGAAGGGAAGAGTAATACGTCGCAGACTTGATACAGTTCGCGCAGGCGATAGTCGTCTATATTACTCGCCGCGTGAATGCGCTCGGCAATTTCCAGCGATTGAGCCATCCGGTGCAACGAGGGAGATAACGGTTGCCCTGCTTTTATCCACCGCACCGGGTGTCCGCTATGGTGCAGGTACGCTACAGTGTGCAGAGCGGCAGGAAGGTTTTTGTAGGGCGCGTTGGAGCCAACATGCAATATGGCGATTTCTCGCGTATCAAGTCCCATCCTCTGCCGGAGACGGCGCCGGGCTTCCTCTGGCAGAGGAACAAAGAAGTCGGTATCCACGCCATGGTACGCCACCTTTAACCTTTCCGGCGCGACGTGAAAAGAACGCAAAACGTCTTGCGCGGTCGCATGGCTACAGGCGACGATGCCATCCGCGCAGGTAATATCCCGCACGGTGATTTGGTACAACCAACGTCCTAGCCAGCGACTGAGCGCGTGACGGTAAATGCTCTTCTCCACTATCGGGAGCAGGTCGTGACAGGAAACTATCTTCAGGCGGGCGCGTGTTGGAGGCAGTAGAAACGACTCGCTATGGTCTACGATATGTAGCACGTCGCAGGGCGGGATACATTCTGCTACGCGCTGCAGGTATCGGCGGGTGTGTAACACGTACAGCGCGTGAACAGCTGTTGCCGGAAGGGGACGTTGTAGGATGGCAGGTGGAGATAAGCTAACGTAGCGAATGTCCGAAGGCACGGGCAGATAGCGGTGTAGCGCCTGTGCCACTCGCCTCATGCTTGCAGCAGTATAGGGATGCGCTTGCAGAAGCGTGACGTGCATAGTACAAACCCTTTTCGCCGTGCCGAGCGTGAATCACTACTCACGAAACGACCCTAGAGTACCCTGTGAGATTTACCGATGATAATAACAACAAATATGCACGAACAGAGCAAAAAATGAGCGAACGAACGCGAAAACGGGACGAGGAATCCACAAGCCCTGAAGTGATGAGCGTGCGCGAGCTTGCCGAGTATTTGCGTATCTCTGTGCACACAGTCTATCGTTTAGCGGAGCAGGGTAAATTGCCTGGGCGCAAAGTGGGGAAACACTGGCGCTTTCATCGGGATGTTATCGTTGCCTGGTTGGCAACGTATCGGGAGGAGGATGCGTTGTACAGTGCGTCAAGCGGAGGTATGGTTACATGATGGTTAATGAGAGCAGTCGTCATATGGATGCGGCTGATGTTAAGGCGCCTCCTGCGCCGCGTCTTGCATCCTTGCCCCGCCCGATAGCCAAAGCGATGGAGCAACTGATAGACGCCATGCTGGCTGCGCTACATGTAGACGCCGGAGCTATATGGGTAGAACATGAACATACCACCTACACGCTTGTTATGCGTAATGTGACCATCGCAGAGATACAGGTACTGCAACGGGCGATAGAGGCTTGCAACCAGCAGTATCCGGTGATGTTGCAGACTGGAGGTCAGAGCTATGTGGCATCCTGTGCAGGATACCCCTTACTGAGGATATATACTGCGGTCAGGGTGGAGGAGATGCGCCCCCTGTACCGACGACTGATGCCCCGTTTCACGCGACTGGCGCAGAGCTTACTGCAAGTGAATGCATCCCCGATAGGGATGCCTGCGGAGGATACCAGCCACCAGGCTTATCGTGTGGTGGTGGAAAACTCCTTGCGCCGTCTGTGTGAGCTGATGCAGGCGGCAGGCTGTACATTGTTGTGGTTCTCTTCCTGGAACAACTCGTGGCATCGGTTTGCGGTAGGTAGCGTGCCGAGCTGGTTGTACCAGCAGCTTTGGGAGATGCCATCGCCGGGCGATGGACTGGGATCATGGGCAAGAGGCATAGAGACTCTGGTCCGACGTCGCGGGCAGTACTGTGTAGGCGAGGAGCTGACCGTTCGTGATATGGTCAAGGGATGCCTCTTCGTGTGGCGGGACAGGACACACGGAGATTTCGCCAGCGAGGAAGTGGAATGGCTACGGGTGACTGTACAGATGGTTGCCGCTTCGCTAGACGTGCTAGAGAGGCAGACCGAGCTGCTGCAGAGGGTTTACCAGGACCCGCTAACCGGCGTGTTCAACCGCCTCTACTTTGAGATAGCCTATCGCCAGATTCTGCACAACGCCCAGAGGCATCCTCGCCCGGTATCGTTACTGTTAATGGATATCGACAATTTCAAGCGCATCAATGATACCTGCGGACACGAGACCGGTGATATGGTATTGCAGCTGGTGGGGCAGGTGTTACAGCAGGTGCGCACCGGCGACATCCCCGCGCGCTACGGTGGCGACGAGTTCGTGGTTCTGTTGCCGGACACCGACAAGAGCGGGGCGCGGGTTCTGGCGCAGCGACTGCAGAACGCGCTGAAGCAAGTTTCCGAGCAGCTGGAGTTGCCGTTTCCCATCACGCTCAGTATCGGTTGTGCCACCGTCACCGACGGCGACACCAACTTGCTCCTGCTGGCAGACCAGGACATGTACGAACAAAAACGGGCGGAAAAAGCAGCCACAAAATAACCCCCATGCGGGCGCTCTTTCTCTGGGAGACGTGAGGGTGTTCGAGAATTGTTGAGAAGTTGGTTGTAGCGCAAGGAGAGAGGCGTTCTTGCTATCCCTGCCTTACCTCACCCCCGTCCCCTCTCCTACGAGGAGAGGGGCGTTCCCCCTTCCCTTGCAGGGAAGGGGGCAAGGGGGTTAGGTTATCTATCCATTCAACCAGCAATTTCGAACACCCTCGGGAGACGTTGACACCCCGTGTTGACTGAGGTAAACTGATTAGCGTTAAAGAATCCCTCAGAAAAAGGAGACAGCACGTGCATCTGCTGGAGACCGTTCGTTCGCCTGCTGACCTCAAATCTCTGAGCCGGGAGCAGCTTCGGCAGCTCGCGGCGGAAATACGAGAGACCATCATTGAAACCCTCTCACGCACCGGCGGGCATTTGGCGTCCAATCTGGGCACCGTTGAGTTGACCATTGCCTTGCACAGCGTGTGGCACATGCCCAAAGACAAGATTATCTGGGATACGGGGCATCAAGCATACGCGCACAAGCTGCTTACCGGCAGGCTGGAGCGGTTTGGTACATTGAGGCAGTATGGAGGCATCAGCGGCTTTTTGCGTCGCGATGAAAGCGAGTACGATGTATGGGGTGCGGGACACGCAGGCACGGCTATCTCCGCGGCGCTGGGGTTTGCGAAGGCTCGCGATTTGCGCGCCAGCGATGAGCGCGTGGTGGCGGTGGTAGGCGATGCCGCGTTGACCGCTGGCATGGCGTTAGAAGCGCTGAACAATGCAGCA encodes:
- a CDS encoding glycosyl transferase, which produces MKVLYVNQWGGLGGAEISLLRILARLPREQVEPLLACPPGALAEEARAMGVEVVPVQVPSVRSYDQPRVEDIQSLRQAITSCDLVHAYSVRAGWFAGKLCRQLHVPMVWSVHDLFPFPWQRLWLRIVAQRYAQAVVAYSQILQKQFGSGLRHKVHLLPHGVDTQTFAPPEESLRAQVRRSFETPADALVAIHAGRLMPFKGQHLFLRMAQTLLRKYPPDYPLIFWLAGDDSMGDPRYAARVKERAKSLEPHVRWLGFQRDIAPIIAAADALVHCSTRPEPFGLVVLEAMACGTAVVSANRGAPAEIIENGLTGLLTPPNDVPALAEAVHNLLADTERRRAITTSARRVVCERYSLEQHVQRLVGIYRALL
- a CDS encoding glycosyl transferase family 1 — its product is MHVTLLQAHPYTAASMRRVAQALHRYLPVPSDIRYVSLSPPAILQRPLPATAVHALYVLHTRRYLQRVAECIPPCDVLHIVDHSESFLLPPTRARLKIVSCHDLLPIVEKSIYRHALSRWLGRWLYQITVRDITCADGIVACSHATAQDVLRSFHVAPERLKVAYHGVDTDFFVPLPEEARRRLRQRMGLDTREIAILHVGSNAPYKNLPAALHTVAYLHHSGHPVRWIKAGQPLSPSLHRMAQSLEIAERIHAASNIDDYRLRELYQVCDVLLFPSTREGFGLPVLEALACGTPAVIADTPALNEWAGEVCPSAPPNDIPALAEKVLCSAEQSRFPDYRARLREFALRYSWREVTRQLVQAYREWGAL